One window from the genome of Deltaproteobacteria bacterium encodes:
- the trmD gene encoding tRNA (guanosine(37)-N1)-methyltransferase TrmD, with protein sequence MDFTVLTIFPDMFQGFWNYGIVAKAIAQKQISAAALNIRDFSTDKHRTTDDRPYGGGSGMVMKPEPLADAVREAKRLSPLSQTILLTPQGRPFNQEMARSFAERDGFILVCGRYEGIDERICYDFIDQEVSIGDYVLMGGELAAMIVMEAVTRLIPGVLGGDDSAERDSFSGGLLEHAHFTRPPVFNGHVVPEVLLSGNHREIEKWRFETSIVRTFLKRPDLLEERALTQREVQVLKEWCRRVESIVRAQSARGVDSPPGGE encoded by the coding sequence ATGGATTTCACTGTTTTAACCATATTCCCGGACATGTTCCAGGGGTTCTGGAATTATGGCATTGTCGCCAAGGCCATTGCCCAGAAGCAGATCAGCGCTGCGGCCCTGAATATCAGGGATTTTTCGACGGACAAGCACAGAACGACGGACGACAGGCCCTACGGCGGGGGGAGCGGCATGGTGATGAAGCCGGAGCCCCTGGCCGATGCCGTCCGTGAGGCAAAGCGTCTGTCGCCGTTGTCGCAAACCATTCTGCTGACACCGCAGGGGCGCCCTTTCAACCAGGAGATGGCCCGCTCGTTCGCGGAGAGGGACGGATTCATTCTGGTCTGCGGCCGTTACGAGGGGATCGATGAAAGGATCTGCTACGATTTCATCGACCAAGAGGTGTCTATAGGCGATTATGTGCTGATGGGCGGAGAACTGGCGGCCATGATCGTCATGGAGGCGGTCACCAGGCTGATTCCCGGTGTTCTCGGCGGAGATGACTCTGCGGAAAGGGATTCCTTTTCAGGGGGCCTGCTGGAGCACGCCCATTTTACCCGGCCGCCGGTTTTTAACGGTCACGTGGTGCCGGAAGTGCTTCTCTCGGGCAACCACCGGGAAATCGAGAAGTGGCGCTTTGAGACCTCGATCGTCAGGACGTTTCTGAAAAGACCGGATCTGCTGGAAGAAAGGGCCTTGACGCAGCGGGAAGTGCAAGTGTTGAAGGAATGGTGTCGCCGTGTTGAAAGCATTGTCCGGGCCCAATCTGCACGTGGCGTTGATTCACCACCCGGTGGTGAGTAA